One Pararhizobium capsulatum DSM 1112 DNA segment encodes these proteins:
- a CDS encoding quaternary amine ABC transporter ATP-binding protein gives MANQRPDHLFGGIKIRNLYKIFGPNAASHIEAVRNGLSKANLNEKHGHVLGLCDINIEMPAGSIQVIMGLSGSGKSTLIRHINRLIDPTAGEVLVDGVDVVKMNETDLREFRRHQTAMVFQKFALLPHRSVLDNTIFGLEIQGIPRQASIETAMRWLERVGLKGFEEKYPNQLSGGMQQRVGLARALANDAPVLLMDEAYSALDPLIRMDMQTVLLDLQKEIRKTVVFITHDLDEALRLGDQIAILRDGEVIQQGTSQDIVLRPADQYIENFVREVNRGRVIQVEAVMDPIDATTPQGPVIPADTTIEDAVRILSAANATNAIVTNETGKHIGTTTFQKLVGAMVSPRH, from the coding sequence ATGGCTAATCAGCGCCCTGATCACCTGTTCGGTGGCATCAAGATCCGCAACCTCTACAAGATCTTCGGACCGAATGCCGCATCCCATATCGAGGCGGTCCGGAATGGCCTGAGCAAGGCCAATCTCAACGAGAAGCACGGCCATGTGCTCGGTCTTTGCGATATCAACATCGAGATGCCGGCCGGCTCGATTCAGGTGATCATGGGCTTGTCGGGCTCCGGCAAGTCGACCCTCATCCGCCACATCAACCGGCTGATCGATCCGACCGCCGGCGAGGTCCTGGTCGATGGCGTCGATGTGGTCAAGATGAACGAGACCGATCTGCGCGAGTTCCGCCGGCACCAGACGGCCATGGTGTTCCAGAAGTTCGCGCTGCTTCCCCATCGCAGCGTGCTCGATAACACCATCTTCGGATTGGAGATCCAGGGCATCCCGCGCCAGGCAAGCATTGAGACGGCCATGCGCTGGCTGGAGCGCGTCGGCTTGAAGGGGTTCGAGGAAAAATATCCCAACCAGCTTTCCGGCGGCATGCAGCAGCGCGTCGGCCTGGCCCGGGCGCTGGCCAACGATGCGCCGGTGCTGTTGATGGACGAAGCCTATTCCGCGCTCGATCCGCTCATCCGCATGGACATGCAAACCGTCCTGCTCGACCTGCAGAAGGAAATCCGCAAGACGGTGGTGTTCATCACCCACGATCTCGACGAAGCGCTGCGCCTCGGCGACCAGATCGCAATCCTGCGCGATGGCGAGGTCATCCAGCAGGGCACCAGCCAGGACATCGTGCTGCGCCCCGCCGACCAATACATCGAAAACTTCGTCCGCGAAGTAAACCGCGGCCGCGTCATTCAGGTCGAAGCCGTCATGGATCCGATCGACGCAACCACGCCGCAAGGGCCAGTCATCCCAGCAGACACAACCATCGAAGACGCCGTCCGCATCCTCTCCGCAGCCAACGCAACAAACGCAATCGTCACCAACGAAACCGGCAAACACATCGGAACAACAACATTCCAAAAACTCGTCGGCGCAATGGTGAGTCCCAGGCATTGA